The Patescibacteria group bacterium sequence ATCACCACCTGATGTGATCCATTTGATTCCTCCCCAGATGAGGAAGATAATAGCTACCAATGCACCTGCTATCAAAAGATAAGTGAGAATGGTATTGAAAAGTTTATCAGCAGTAGTAGTGGTGCAGAGTCCTTGTAGCTTGTCTTGTGTAGGGCAGAAACTTGCCGCCAAGGCCTTATTGGGCAGAAACATTAAAGCAGATGATCCCAAGATAGAAGTTGTTGTTATAGCTTTATTGATATTGATGTTCATATTCTAGTTTGTTAAAGATGGTGGTTCAAGCTGGGTAACGTCTGAAACTTTAAACAAAGTATTAGTTACCAGATTGATAATCAGGAATGAGGCGAAGACTATGATCAATCCGATTATCGCACCGATAATCGTATAACGTGCTGACTCGACTTTGGTCTTATCACCACGTGATGTGATCCATTTGATTCCTCCCCAGATGAGGAAGATAATAGCTACCAATGCACCTGCTATCAAAAGATAAGTGAAAATGGTGCCAATTATTCCATTAAAGGTGGCATTTGCTAGCTTAGTACAGTTTCCAGAACCAAATATATTTTCTGGACATAAGGTTACATTTTGACTTTGAGCCAGTATTGGAGAAGCTGTAGTCAGGTAAAGCGAAAAAGTGGCTGCTGTTATAAGTAATTTGCGGGCAGAAATCATATCTAGATTTATCATAGGCATATAAAAAATGAAATGTCAAGTGGCTAAATTTGAAGTCTAATTAAAAAAATCTGTTTTTAGTAGAGAAAAATGATATTTTCAAAAAAAGCCATCAATACTGATATTTGATATCACAAGATAAGATAAATTGATTTAATGACATTTGGCATGACTATCTAGATGGACAACTTCATCCTAGATGATTATTTTTTGAGTAGTTCTACCCCAAAAAGGGTGTTGGATATAAAAGAGACAATCAAAAATGATAACAACGCAATAATCATTCCTACCAGAGAATAAATAATAGTTTTGCGTGCATTGGTGACTTTGGTCTTGTCTCCCTCAGATGTGATCCATTTGATCCCTCCCCAGATGAGGAAAGATAGCGCTAGGATGACAGCACCAACAAGAAGCCACGATAATCCGTTTTGGATGAGTCTTATCCCTCCCTCGCCCTCACCTAGACCACCAACGGGTATTCCTGTAGGAGCTGTTATCTCTTGTTCGCCGATTTTCAGTGCGAGAAGGTCAGTCATAGTGTTATTCATAGTATATAGATTATAGGGAGTAGCGTGTAGTTTATGACAGCGATACTCCTTCGATTTTCATTCGCAATCTTTTTGTCATAGTATTTAGCATACGTAATACTTCAATGAGTAAATGATTGCAGGAGAGAAGTCGGTTTCATCAAGAAACTGAAGCTCTTTTGCGATAATAAGTTGGGTTTCTAGTTCTCTCGCGGATCCAAAAGCGAGAGGATATTTCCTTGATGATTTTCTTGCATAGCCCTCAGCAGTATTTGAGGGAATTGGCATTGCACATCTTCTCATCTGCTTTGTTAGATCAGAGAGTTGAGGTTTTGGGAAATTTTCCGTTATCATATAGATTAGTTTTACTAATTCAATTGCTTTTTGCAACACTATTAATTCTTTATAGCTGTTAATATACGACATAGAACGCAACTACTCACTACTTTCTATACGCTATCTTCTAGCCTGAAAACCCAGGAATGTTAAGGATGTCAACACCGATCACCTCAAGAATAACAAGAGAGAAAATCAAAAAGAGTAAGCCAATAATTGCGGAGGTGATTCGATCCTTTGCCTCTGTTATTTTCTCAGGATTACCTTGTGATGTCATCAGTTGATAACCTGATCTGATGATAAGCAGTAAAACAATACCTCCTGATATACTCAAGAGCACACGCAGGAGATCTTTGATGAACTTGCCTGGTTCAGATGAAAATGCTCCAAATGGTGTGATAACACCAGCACATTTAACTATTTTTTTTTGATTTTCTTTACGAGCGTTGAGATCCGAGGTAAAATCAGGACTTTTAGGATCAGCTAGATTTCTAGGCTCCCGAATTGGATTGCCATTTGCATCAAGATCCTCTGCATAATATCCATATAAACAAGGTGGAGCATCGCCTGAAATATATCCACATGCACTGCCTACGCAAATTACAAGAATTCTTAAAGGTTGATCTATCGTGTCGCCAATAATCCACGTAGCGATTTGTTTACCTACTAAAACGCCTCCTACCGCGCCACCAATTACTGTTGCACCTAAAGAAAATGGACCGGTACCCATACCCAAAAGGGCCCCCCCCGCTCCAAATGCGCTTTCCAATAGTAATGATCCATGTTTTTCAGTCCAGCTCAGTTCTTCTTGTGCTCTCATAAGTGTAACTGTATAAATTCCATCCATTAATTTTGGAAGAGGAGGTGAGCTAATTACTTTTTCAGCACTTTCTGGAACAAAGCTTGTAATAATATATTGTGCATTTTTATCTAGGTTATCTATATTTTTCAGACATCTTTCATTGTTTATTTTTTCTTGTCCTTTAAACATCCCATTGCGTTCTTCATCTGAGATAACAATGTAGTAGCAAATATCATCAGCATTATTAAGATGTGTTAATTTAATTGACCATTCTTTACCTACCTCAATTGGATTAGTAAGTAAAATTATATCCTCTAAGTTTCCACCAATCTGATTTACTGTTATTGTTACTGGATTTGAAAAAACATCCTCATTAGGAGAACATTTGGCCCTAAGAATAAATTTTTTATTTTTATCATTCTCATCAAATGGATTTATTGTGACATCTCTCCCGGGAGTTATATCTATAATTCTTAGTTGATAATCTTTGGTCACGAGCTCATTATTTTCATTATAGAAAATAATTTTTGCATTTTGAGTTTCTGGCGGGCATCCATCAACCCTGACTATTATAGGGTTTTTTTCATAAAAAATATCACCACCATTCTCTGGTTTAACGGTGAGAATAATACCTTCACCTCTTACATCCATTGATTTTGTAAGCGGTTCAAAAGCATTGTTGTCACTATTTACGGTGAATTGATATGTATCAAGGTATAGTTCAGCAGATTGGGGACCAGCCCTTGCTATGAGTGGTGGTCTTCTAATTGCATCAGGTTTAAGGACAATTTTTAGAGATGCATTAAAATAATTGCCTTCAACTGCTGTACAATTAACTGATGGAAAGATTTTTTCCACAGTATCATCTCTATCTTTTAACTCACAACTTGCATTATTGTTGACCACAAGTTTAAATTTTTTTGAAAAAGATTTATCATCCTTTTTAATTTCTTTCCTCTTAACATTTATAGAGTATGATCCAACAGGTAAGCCGTTAATAGTCATTGTTGGCTCTGAAAGCCAGGGAGCTTCAGAAGGAAGAACAAGAGAACTTTGTATTCTAGGATTGATAATATTAAATGAAAATGGTTGATAAGTTTTTGATCCATCCGTACTTATAACTCCGACCCAAAATTGTTGTGGTAGTTGGTCTATGTTTATTCGTGATGAATTAATATAAGCAGTTACATGTATGTACCCTGTTTTATTATCGATTGTCTGTATGCTGCATGTAGGTTTTTTGCCGTCATTTGTCATAAAGATAGAATCATGTCCGCTTTGATCTGAAATGATGCAATAACCATTATTAATATCCATTGTAAGCGACAGCGTTTGAAAAGCTTGTTTTAAATTTTCTGTCCTTGATATTTTTAAATAAAGACTTAAATTTTGAGTGTTCCCGTCAATAAGGGGAATATTCGCATAAGTGAATGCACCAGTTTCTCCGTATTCCAATTCTCCGTCCTCTAAACCATTGAATGGATAGACCTGGATAGTTCGCTGTTGAGCATGTGCTGTATTAGGTGCAAAAAAAATTGTAAAAATTATAAAAAGGAAAAAAAGAAAAACTTTTCGATTTTGTAGCAAAAAATGCTTCAACCAGGACATAATTTTATCGTAGCGCAATGCAACTTGTTATGCAATTAAATAAAATGGTGTTTTTGATGTACAATAACTTTATGATAATAAATACAAAGCATTTCGAATCTTTATATCCTGCTGATACGAGGGAGAGGGAGCTTTCGGAGATAGTTACATTGATCAGAGAAGGCAATTCCTGCCAGATTATTGGTATTCCGGGAGTAGGAAGATCAAGCCTTTTGGGACTACTTTCCTACAACAGAGACGTTCGCCTTAAGCACTTTCCTACCAAACATGGGTTTGTCCATTTTGTCATGGTCAATTTCTCAGAAGTGAGGAAAAGACCTTTATTTGATGTGATGAAGCTTATCTTTCTTAATCTGACTCAGTCTCTGAGGGAGAGAAGCATGGTAGAGGAATATGAAGTAGTTGATAAATTATTTAAAGATGCTCTAGCGTACAATGATGAGCTAGTGCTCACTCAGGGCATAAAAAATGCTGTTGATTATCTCTCGCTGGAGAAAAAATTCACATTAATATTCCTTTTTGATAGGTTTGATGAGTACGTGCCAGCACTCACTTCTCAGTTTTTTACCAATCTTCGTTCTCTAAGAGATCGTGCCAAGTATCGTTTTTCCTGTATCTTTTCTCTCACGCGTCCTCTGGAGGATACAATTGAGCCGCTTCTTTTTGCTGATTTCAGCGATTTTGTAACAGGACATTTTGTGTATCTGTCCTTGTATGATAAGCCTAGCGTTGATTTCCGATTTGATTACTTGGAAAAAATCACAGGCAAGCATCTTGCTAATACTGTTAGAGGAAAGATAGTAGATCTTACAGGGGGCCATATCCGCTTAAGCAAACTTGCAGCCGAGTCTCTCTTGGCGCAAGAGGTAGCACCTGATAATATCGAAGAATTTCTTCTTAGCCAAAGAACAATTCAAAGTGCGCTTCTGACTATCTGGCAAAGTCTTTCTCCTTTTGATCAGCAAATACTCAAAACACGATCTTTTTTTTCAAAAGATACAGATGATCTGCAGTATCTAATAAAAGTAGGATTAATAGCAGATGGCAAGATTGCAATTCCTCTTCTTGAGAAGTATATCCAGTTCTCAGATTACTTATTGCAAGATGAGAAAATAATTTACGATTCTTTGACCAATACTATCCATAAAGGAGAGAGTGTATTGTCAGATTATCTCACCAAATCAGAGTTTCGTCTCTTGCGGCACCTTCTGCAAAATCCAGAGAGAGTAATTGAGAGAGAGGAAATTGTCTCAGTAGTCTGGCAGGATGCCAAATCAACAGCAGGTGTAAGTGAGCAGGCTATAGATCAGCTTATCTTTAGACTACGAAGAAAAGTTGAGGTTGATCCTAACAATCCAAAGCATATTTTGACTGTGAAAGGGAGAGGAATTCGTTTTCAAGCATAAATTAAAGATATTTGAGTATTAGGAGTATCTCATTTAAACAAAACTTAACTTTAAGCACGATTATTTATTGCCTTATTTCTCTTTGATTTTGTGATTGCTTTAAATAAATATGAGATTGAGTTTTTAAGCTTCTATCCATAAATTTTTGCCTCTTTTTGGTTTAGAGTAAAAAATAATCATCCATAATCAGTGTTTTGTGTTTGTGTTTTGGTTGATACAAAATTTTTGGTTGAGATAAAATCTATTTTTTTTAAAACATCTGTTTTGAGTAGTTAGATCAATAGCCATAATTTATACACATATCAAATATTGATTAACTTACCTGCTATGTAATCAACCTAAAAGATTTTTATAAGCTTTTTCTCAAGTTAAATTGTTCTCTTCCTCCTATACTGCAGGCATGAAAGAGCGTAATTTAGGACAATTAAATCAAGAAAAATTGACAGGACAAGGGTCAAATATCTATGCTAATAGTGGAGAAAAATCTATGCCTGATGAAAAACGAGTAGAACCGCCAGAAACAGCGATTATAAATACTCCTCTAAGTGAAACTCCAGATGAGGGTGGAAGACGCGTAGAATCAGTAAGAGAACCAATAACTGTTAGAGAGGGAATACTTCCCCAAACATCAGAAATTATTGGTGAAGGTGAAAACTATGAACTACCTCCTCTTACCCCAAAACAACAAACATTAATGGCTGAGTATAAGCGTCGTCATCCTAATGCTTCAGAGGAGCAGATTTTAGAAGCAGAGAAATTGATAAGAGGCGGTATTAATCCTCTTTCCGAAGAGCAAGAGCGACGTTTTGAAGGTATACCGCAAAATTTTAATGAACTCATAGAGGAAATTATGAAAAATTCTGATCCTAAATGGAGCAGAGGTGGCGAATACAGTCTTGTTAAGACAGTAAAAGACGAAAAGACGGGAAAAGACAAAGAAATAATTGATCAAGCAAATTTCCTAAGATGGGTGAGAGATAGAATGCTTTATTTTCATAATGAGTCTCCAGATGAGCAGTTTAGTCTTTTTGCCAAAGTCCGTCTCCAAAGAGAAGTTCGTGATATCTCCATAGGAGAAATGATAGAGTATGAGGATCGCTATTTTCGTGATAAAGATAGAAATCAGTACAAAGAACTGGTTGATCAACTGCGAAAAGAACTTTGGCAGTTCTCCATGTTTCGTCTTAATGATTTGAAATATAAAGCTGTAATGGGTAGTGATACAGAACTGCCCAAAGCTATTCAAGAAATGTTTTATTATAACTTCGCTACCAAGACAGTGTGGGGTGGTAAGAGTGCTCTTGCTTGGGTTTTGACAATGCCTGATGCTTTCACTTCAAATCCTATTACTGAAGAACATCGAAAGGCAAGAACTACTCCTGAACAACCAGAGCTAGATACAGCAACAGGTCAGGCTCTCAATACAGCTTTTTTGACGTATTATTATATCTCAGATATAGATATGTTGAGAGTTATTCTAGGAGAGGATGCGCCTCTTCTTGATAAAGAAGAGATTAAAAAAATAATTAGACAACGAGCAGCCAAAAAATTTGGTGAGACTGATGAGGGAGCAAAGGCATTAATTCAAGATAGAGACGGATTAGTAGCCAAGCTTTTTGATAAAACTGAAGAGTTTAATGAAGAAGATCTTCGTGATTTTATTAATATCTTTAATTCTCCTGAAAAGCATACTGAGATTATTGGAGTAGTAAATGATTTGATTGCCTTATCTATCAAGAAAAAATACTCCAAGAGTAATATTAATATTGAGGAGATGAATATTGAATATGCACGAACATTTGCAGGATTCATGGCGCGTATGTTTGGCGCAGGTTATAGAAATGATTTGAAAGCAAATGCCAATGATGCAGGAGCAAAACCCGGCAATCTCATGCGCTACCGTCTAAAGCAGGTTGAAGAAGGAAGACGTGGAGGAGCATTTGGAACTCCATATAACGTGTATTTTCTTAAAGAACTGATGGTTGATTTTCTTTCAGGATCGCGTACAGAGTCTCTAGTGTTAAGTGATGATGGAACATATTTTGTTGATAGTCAAGGTAAAAAGCACTATTACACCCCTTTAGAAGTAATGTTGGAGATGGAAAAAATGCTGGATGATCCTGATTTTAAGTCAACAAAAATTCATGAACTTGCGAAACGTCTTCTTTTTCCAGACAATACCATGCGTCAGTATGCAGGAAATCATGTCATCAGAGCATTCTCGATGTTTACTGATATTACTGAAGCGACAGAAATTAACTGGAGTAAGTTTATTACTTATGATCCATTTGGAAGAGTTGTTTTCAACCGAAAGGAGTTTGAGACTGAGGTCAAAGAGAATTTTTTTAAGAAGATGCGCTATGCGTGGTCAACATATGGACAGCTTGATTTTAGTAAATCTGTAAGAACACAAGTAGAAAAGGTAGTAAATGGGAAAAAGGTCAGCACATGGGAATGGCAGCCTCTGGCAAGTAGAATGTTTGGATATGAGATCTTGAATACTCCTGAATTTTGGGCAACAGATGAAAAAGGAAGAGTACTCTATGATGAAAATGGCAATCACCTTATAGATTATTTCAAGGTCAATGCAGATAAGACCAAGCTCTGGAAGAGAGTTGCATTAGCACGTATAGCTGCTGAACTTTATTCGCATCGTAATCTATATTCAACAGATCCTCGTTATAATTTTTTCTTTTATGAACAGGTTATTGAAGCTCTAAGAAGTATTCCCTCAGAGATTGTTGGCGATGAGTTTGATTTGAGAAGCGTTAAGACAGGAGGCCAGTTTTTTAGCGATGAGGATCTGGAATGGCTGAGAAAGCATTCCTCAACTACCTGGTGGGAGTTATATCGAGGAGCACTTATTAGTGATGTCTTTCAAGGAAGTATTAAAGGATATAGAAAAGCAATTAGCCTTTTTCTAAGAATGATTATTGAGCAGTAAAGTAACTAAAGTTTTAAAAGACATTTTATCTTATTTTTATTTATAGAAATAGATTTTATTTTCAACCTATAAATTGATCTATGATTCTCAGATTCTTGATATCAGTTACTAAGATTCGGTGTCTGGTGTCTGGATGGGCCGAGGATGAACTAGATTTCGCCTTGCTAGATCATCGAAGTTTTGTCTTCCCCTATAAAGGAAATTCATTGGCGTTATTCTGTTAAGACGTATTTTCTGTCCTATTCGTGTATTTCTAACTTTATCAAAGGCTTTTAATCCAGTAGCTGCTAGGAATCCTGCTTCTCCTCTTCGTGTATCAAGCCTCAAGGATCGAGAGATCACCCCTGCAATAGGAGGCATTGTGACTGCCGCTCCTCTACCAAAACCTTTATAAATTGCAGGTGTTACATATTTGTTGGGTTGAGTCTTCAGAGCATCTCTAAGTAGATGAAGAATCTCAGGTGTGACAAAGATTATCCCAACAGCAATGAGATTGCCGAAGTTGTCAAGAGCATTGGGATTGGCAAGAAGAGGCGGGATAAAAGTGTTGGCAGAAGGGTTGTTGAGCCCTTCCTGGACATAAATCACCCTTGCAGCCACAATCATGGCAACAGCAGCAGGGAAGACCAGAAGGTGCGCTGCCATAAAGCGGAGCCACGATGTAAAACCAAGTGAATTACCAGGCAAAAGTCCTGCACCAATCCATAAAGGAGCAGAGATGGCACCAATAATTACATAAATAAATGCTCTAAGCAACAAAAACCAAAGTCTGAAAAGAGCAATAATTATAGCAGCAAGAACAATGATAATTGTCAACATACTTATTAACCATTTCACTGCACCAAAAAAACCAGCCTTTGCACAATCCATCACAGTGTCGAGTTTAGGAATTATTGTTTGAATACCAAAAACTTTATGGTATGATTGATTACATTTCATGTCTTTATCCTCGTTCCAACCTAAAAGCGCTATGATACCTCGTGAAAGTACATCTCCTATGCTTCCTGCTACATTCACTGAAATTCCCATAAATCCATCAACTGATCCTAAACAACCAGTTGCATTACCAAAAAGCTCACTGGTGTAATTAATAGGATTATTTAGCAGATTTTTTGTTGCTATAAAATCTACTTTTTGGGGAACACCCTCTGCATTTTTTTTAGGTTCTCCTATACACGGTAGATTACCGCTTGTAAGAGTATTTATACCACCATATGTTGCAAGCCACATGCCGTCAATTAAAAGTCCGGCAATTGGATAGGAAAATGTGATGAGGATGATAGTGACTATGATCTTGGGTAGTTGATTTTGGATAGACATTACTGTGCGTGGATCTATCTTTACCCTTAGCATAATACCAATTCCAATCAGTATAAAAATGATAATCAGGAAAATATAAGTAATATCGCGTATTCTTATCCACAAATCTCTAATCGCCTCAAGAGCAGTAAATCCAGATCCCGGATCAGTCTGTGCATGTGTCTCTCTGACAACTCCAAAGTTTGATGCCAAATACTCAAGATAACTGGTACTGCTTAGTGGCTGTCTAAAAAGATAGGCAATAGCGCTG is a genomic window containing:
- a CDS encoding four helix bundle protein; the protein is MSYINSYKELIVLQKAIELVKLIYMITENFPKPQLSDLTKQMRRCAMPIPSNTAEGYARKSSRKYPLAFGSARELETQLIIAKELQFLDETDFSPAIIYSLKYYVC